A single Zonotrichia albicollis isolate bZonAlb1 chromosome 28, bZonAlb1.hap1, whole genome shotgun sequence DNA region contains:
- the MDFI gene encoding myoD family inhibitor — translation MSRPGSPRPERPERARTEPGPPPEVPEPSLPALRGPRSPARPAVPKKEKALEGDKPPKALEGDKPPKEKALEGDKPPKALEGDKPPKEKALEGDKPPKALEGDKPPAVLTKSPRAELCGAPEAVTCQPQVGPPLQSPGPCTQLLPNGDAGNGICRAVPSTHKPPRKLQPHHSINSQGSKKSKGSSKSPSSHIPIEAQEDCCVHCILSCLFCEFLTLCNIVLDCATCGSCTSEDSCICCCCCNSGECADCDLPCDMDCGIIDACCESADCLEICMECCGLCFSS, via the exons ATGTCCCGGCCCGGCAGCCCCCGGCCCGAGCGCCCGGAGCGGGCCCGAACCGAACCGGGGCCGCCGCCAG AGGTGCCTgagccctccctccctgccctgaggGGTCCCCGGTCCCCTGCTCGCCCTGCAGTGCCAAAAAAGGAGAAAGCTCTGGAAGGTGACAAACCCCCAAAAGCCCTGGAAGGTGACAAACCACCAAAGGAGAAAGCTCTGGAAGGTGACAAACCCCCAAAAGCCCTGGAAGGTGACAAACCACCAAAGGAGAAAGCCCTGGAAGGTGACAAACCCCCGAAAGCCCTGGAAGGTGACAAACCCCCGGCAGTGCTGACAAAAAGCCCCCGGGCCGAGCTCTGCGGCGCTCCCGAAGCTGTGACAT gccagccccaggtggggCCACCCCTGCAGTCCCCTGGTCCCTGCacgcagctgctgcccaacggGGACGCGGGGAACGGGATctgccgggctgtgcccagcacacacaaaccacCCCGAAAGCTGCAGCCACACCACTCCATCAACAGCCAGGGCAGCAAGAAGAGCAAGGGCAGCTCCAAGTCACCCTCCTCCCACATCCCCATTGAGGCGCAGGAAG ATTGCTGCGTGCACTGCATCCTCTCCTGCCTGTTCTGCGAGTTCCTGACCCTGTGCAACATCGTGCTGGACTGTGCCACGTGCGGCTCCTGCACCTCGGAGGACTcctgcatctgctgctgctgctgcaactcGGGCGAGTGCGCGGACTGCGACCTGCCCTGCGACATGGACTGCGGCATCATCGACGCCTGCTGCGAGTCTGCCGACTGCCTGGAGATCTGCATGGAGTGCTGCGGGCTCTGCTTCTCCTCCTGA